TGGCTCTTGGCCAGATAGAGGGCGCGGTCAACGCCGCCAAGCAGTGATTCGGTGCGAATGCCCGGCTTGGCGGTCATTGAGGCGACCCCCAGACTCAGGGTGATGACCTTGGCGGTACCGGGGCGGGAGGGGTGATGGATCGCCTGGTCGGCCAACCCCCTTTCGATGCGGGTGGCGACCTCTTTGGCCCCCTCAAGTTTGGTGTCGGGCAGAATGAGGACGAAGGTATTGGCGCTGAAACGGGCGACCAGATCGCAGGGGCGGTTGATGCTCTCTTGCAGGATGCGGGTCAGCTTGCGCAGGGTCAGCTCGGCGGTCGGCAGCCCCTGGCTTTGGCGATAGGCGTCGAAATAATCGATCTCGGCCAGGATCAGCGAAACGTGGTCTTGATTGCGCCGGGCACGGGCCCATTCTTTTTCAAAGGCCTCATCGAAACCGCGCCGGTTGGCGATTCCGGTTTCAGCATCGAGGAACGACAGCCGCTCCAGCATGGCGCTGTGTTGGGCCAGAAGCTCCCGGTTGCGCCGCAGGGTCTGCTCCATCTCTTTTTGCTCGGTGATGTCGCGGGCCACCAGCACCACAAAACCCCGCCCCGAACGGCTGCCGTGCACCAGGTCCAACGTCCCTTCGAACATCCGCCGGGTGCCGTCTTTGCGGCGCATTCTAAATTCGATCAGGTGACCGTTGCCCTCCGCGAGGGTCTCCTTCAAACGCAGGGCAAAACCGTCCCGATCTTCGGGCACCACCAGATCGGCCAGCCTCTGCCCCTTGAGGGCGGTGGGGGGGAATCCCAAACGGGTGGAGAACGGGGCCGACTGGTGCACGATCGCCCCCTGGGCGTCGACCACCGCCAGCAAATCGCCCGACTGCGGCGCCACCATGCGCACGATCTCAGCCTCGTCCCGCTCTTGATCCGAAAGGTTGTCTTCCCGGTGTAGAATCAGGGTGACCCCGGTGGCGTCGGGGTAGAGGCAAACATCGAGAGGTTGGTGGTCTTCGGGATGGGTCGTGCTTTCGCGGACGGGGCGGTTTTCTTGTAGGGCTTGCAGCAGCAGGGGGCCAAGCACCTCTTGAAACAGCTTGGGCGCCGAGGAGGTCAGGGGCGTTTGGGCGACGCTGCGGGGATCGAGCCCCAGCAGGCGACCGGCGGCGGCGTTGATCCATTGAATACGAAAATCGCGGTCGAGACTGACGACCGGATCGCTGATCCGCTCTAAGCCGTGGCTTCCCCCTTTGATCCCCGGCATGTGACCCCCTTTGTGATTTGATAGACAACGACCCAAGCCATCCTCCCGGAGGAAGGATGCCAACCCCAAGGTCGGATGCTAATGTAAACACCGAATTGCAGATTCCCTGCAAGAAAAAACAGCATTTTTCACCCCAATTCGCCGTCGACCCCTCCTCACCCGCTCCGAGGGATGCCATGCAGGCCCGAGACGCCTCCCAAATTGCCTCGACTCTGATCGAGGCGCTGCCCTACATCCAGCAGTTTTCAGGTAAAACCATCGTCATTAAGTATGGCGGCAACGCCATGGTGGAGGAGGAGCTCAAACACTCCTTTGCCCAAGACATCATCCTGCTCAAGCTGATCGGTTTTAATGTGATCGTTGTCCATGGTGGTGGCCCCCAGATCGGCAAAATCCTGGCCCGCATGGGTAAACAGACCAATTTTATCGACGGCATGCGGGTGACCGACGCCGAGACGATGGACATCGTCGAGATGGTGCTGGTCGGCAAGGTCAACAAAGAGATCGTCGGGCGGATCAACCACCACGGCGGCAAGGCGGTGGGACTCTCCGGCAAGGATGGTGGGCTCATTAAGGCGCGCAAGCTGCACAAGGTGCGCCGCGACGTGCCCGAAAACCAGGTGCCCGAGATCATCGATCTAGGTCGGGTGGGGGAGGTCGAGACGATCAACCCCCGGGTGCTTGAGGTGCTCGACCGCGACGATTTCATCCCGGTGGTCGCCCCGGTCGGGGTGGGGGCAGACGGGGAGGCGTTCAACATCAACGCCGACTTGGTGGCCGGTGCGCTCGCCTCTGAGCTGAAAGCCGAAAAGCTGATTCTGCTGACCGATGTGGTGGGTGTGCTCGACGGCGATAAAAAACTGATTGCCACCCTGCCCACCGTCGATGTTGAACCCTTGATTCAAGAGGGGGTGATCGCCGGGGGGATGATTCCCAAGGTGACCTGCTGCGTGCGCGCCATCGAGGCGGGGGTTGCCAAGGCCCACATCATCGACGGCCGGGTGCCCCACGCCCTACTGCTTGAGATTTTCACCCGCTCCGGGGTGGGCACCGTCATCCGGAAGCCTTAAGGAAGCGCCGATTTATTCAGCGATTCCGAGCAGCCCAGGGATGGGCTGCCAAAATAGCGCTGTCGTAGGAGGCGACCTAAGTCGCCGAAACTCTGCTGATTTTGCAAGCGAAGAAAAAACCACGTTTTTTTCGTAGCGGGCCGATTCATAGGCAGGCTGCGTTTTTTCAGCGTTTCTTT
Above is a genomic segment from Proteobacteria bacterium CG1_02_64_396 containing:
- a CDS encoding acetylglutamate kinase, with translation MQARDASQIASTLIEALPYIQQFSGKTIVIKYGGNAMVEEELKHSFAQDIILLKLIGFNVIVVHGGGPQIGKILARMGKQTNFIDGMRVTDAETMDIVEMVLVGKVNKEIVGRINHHGGKAVGLSGKDGGLIKARKLHKVRRDVPENQVPEIIDLGRVGEVETINPRVLEVLDRDDFIPVVAPVGVGADGEAFNINADLVAGALASELKAEKLILLTDVVGVLDGDKKLIATLPTVDVEPLIQEGVIAGGMIPKVTCCVRAIEAGVAKAHIIDGRVPHALLLEIFTRSGVGTVIRKP